accatctggttgtggtaaaacaaacttgttgtataatctgattataaattattggattccttatttaaatctatatatttttacaaaaaatattgatcaaccagcctataaatatattaaaaaaatatttgatgatataccttctataaacacacatttttctaataatgaaataatatctgtagatgattgtgaagaaaatagtttagtgatttttgatgattttctaaaagaaaaacaagacatgataattgaatattttataagatcaagatcaaagaatattagtgttatttatttaacacaaagttatacttcagtagatataaaaacaataagaaataatttgaatgttttaattgtttttaatcaatcaaattattatattgaaaaaatatggtccgatttgattagtgaagatgtacctttagaaaaatttaaagaaattaatagaacttattgtaaaaaatatgataaaaaaagtaaaacaaaatcatatggtttcataacaatagacttgataaaaaatttaatctatgacagtaaaggtaatacaattttataaatcgatgaatgattatgttttatttttattttgtataataaatggatattaaacaaattcaaaaagaattaaaaaaaaaaattaaaaaaaatgttacatttgaagatcaaaaacaaaacaattccaaggtaggaaataatttaaaaaacacatcagatgtaaagattcagacaataattaatactaaaaaaaaattacaaaatagatttaaagataaattttttaaacctaatgaaaaagagactgttattataaaaaaagatgatgaagatgaagataatattaaaaaagaaaaaaaacaacataaatctacagatgtaaataaaataattaatattcaaaaaaatttacaggatagatttagaaatacagttgtaaaacaaaaacatgtaattgaagaacaacaaaaaaagtttggaccaataataaacgcattaacaaatgttaatacaacaatgaatgcagttaaagatgttgctattaaaactgaaggagacattcaaaaattaaataaaccctattattatcaacctagaaatccagaattaaaaagattaacaagttcagaagagacttttggaactccaaaatattctagtcaaaaatcaacaagtaattctccattacctaaaaatgttataaacttaggtgctatttcgacaagatatttaccaactgtaaaagatactaattcttttggaatatattataataaagaagatgatattcatatgattggaaaagataaaataaattttgaaaatgataatataattttaaatggaaaaacatatacaggaactctaggtttgtggagattattaactcatgtagatactaccaatccgaaattttatacagatgatgattttaatatttataaaaatatattaattgaaactaattctatatatcaaaacaatgatccttcaacgaaaagagctaaatcaagtcgtggtgaaaaatataatgatatgattaaaaacatttggagagaaatgaatggaattaaaacgaatgaaaatgatgaagaaactacggataataaaaagaaagaaactactgataataaaaaaaataataaaaaaattaataaaaagaaagaaaataatgatgataatgaaattatggaaaagaaagaaaataatgaaatattagctgaagataatcaaataggggagggtttaaagaaatacacagaaaatcgtattgaatatcgttatattagtaatgtaaaccaagttatagataatttacaatttatttctgcagaggaaagagctggaaataataattttaaaaactaaaaacttggtattcttcatttgtttaaaataattatggaaaaccatattgatactcctgaaggtattgaatatttactaaaatatgtaacttgtttaccaaatgatgtgaaaaatatatcaaaagaaaaaataattaaacgtatacattatatatcaattgaagaaagtacaggaaataatatttaccatgatgaaaaacttgatattcttaatatttgtattagagaaatggaaaaattaattgatatacctattattggtgcagattatttatcatcatatgtttcatgtttaccaaagaaaattattacaggttcaggaattgttaattttcttttgaattgttcaagtttacctcaaatacattggcctggttataattatttaggaccgggaacaaagttagaaaaaaataaaaaacctataaacaaattagatgaagctgcgagagaacatgattatttttataaagttaataaagatactaaaacaagacatattgctgataaaattttagaacaaaaagcaatggaaagattttatgatcctcatagttctataggtgaaaaaactgcagccatttttacagcaaatgtaatgaatgttaaaagacgatttggaatgaatttaatttaatttatttttttgtattataaaatgaatctaaatttaaataaaaaacaatttaataaaatattggaagctcataaaaataataaagatgtatcaattctaattgaaaataatcaaattgatagtggaaaacataaatttattcttgagccagaacaaataagaaaattaaaaaacgctaaaaaaaataataccagatcaagattagaacttaaacatgttcaaattaaaaaaggtggatttttACCAATAGCTATTGCTGTGATTGAAGGTTTAAGTGCTGCGGCTGCAGGTGCAAGTGCAGTTTATACAGCAATAACTGatgctaaacataaaaaaaaattggaagaagaaacaattcgacataataaagagatggaaaaaattagatcacaaggttctggtttgaaaaaaaaaaaaaaaatattgaaaaaaaaattaaaaaaatgaataaatttgaaataaaaacatttagaaataatattgaaaattttgaaggtatttatacacggttttggattaaagaaaataatataaaaattgacccattgagtaatatagatataaattactttggaaataaaataaaaaattatagaggatgttttatgttaaatgaattacctacaacaccatgggaaaatgaatgtggagtatttaatttaaatgattctactcaaaatggttctcattgggttgcatggaaaaaaataaacaatacatttaaaatatattttgacccatttggtcatatagttggtgagccaccaaaagaatttttaaaatatttgggtaaagataatcttttttgtactgtttcccaatttcaatactataatgatccacctatatgtggtcatttatgtttagaatttattgaaaattataaaaaatttatttaaatatcataattttttttaatagaaatatttctattaaaaaataacgagttaacgagtcgttttttttacgttaacgagtcgtttttttacgtttacgagtcgtttttttacgttaacgagtcgttttttttacgtttacgagtcgttttttacgttaacgagtcgtttttttacgttaacgagtcgttgatGTACtcatatgtatgttttaataattcgatgttaaaaaaaatatatttatattataatgaaattaaacttTCACTAAACAAACTACGTAAATTAATACAAGAGGAATTACatgattcgaataataataattaaagtgtaatgacctagttttaataataatatgtaactcgactgattattttttaacatcctgTTGTGGAATGTTATCAGCTGACTACTATACAATATGAAGTATACAGTGTGATGTATACAGTGTGAAGTATACAGCGTGgtataattatactagtttaattttatttaaatagtgttacatagtatacattacaTACCTAAGCATTGTGGCGTGGTGGGTTAAGGCGTGTGTTTTGAGACTGAACATATTAGGTTCGAATCTGACTGCAGCAGATTTGTTCCTACTGTGTTTGTTCTCGTAGTAGGATTTGAAATTAGGTGGGGGGCATTATAAAGCCGGCAATTGTAGCGCTTCGGGCGATTGGTGATTTACATGCGAATGTAGGTTGTCACGTGGTGCGGCCTACGTTGTCACCTTGATTTGTATCTACCTCAGTCTTGTTCCAAGGCTGACGTATATAATGTCCACCTCTGACtttaaattctacaaataaataccTGTCTAACCCACCACGTCACAGtgcttaggtaaaaaaaatatctctgttgtacagacaaccagttaaaaaaataaaaaataaaaaaataaaaaaaaagtgagaggtggccaccattctggatgtctgtacaacacagatattttgcaaattttttgcatttttttattaataatgagttcgtataattatacaaagttaaatattacaagtcctatatttcatttaatatttgatattatcatgtcggatcaacacagatgtgttttatatgcttatctacactacatattaaaagtttaccccccgcttcatatttttcatttaagtataactccgtTGCTATTTATGTTAGAGTcttcatttttacattaaacatttttgattttaattctttataagtccccctcatagtatcatagtgtaaaattgttttcaaagatttttggattttaataacacGTGCCCAATTCGGGTGAgtgttaaatatcatattttttttaataaaacaattctattaaaaattaaattaattaaattattatattctaagcattttgtgatcggaatctgtacctcccataccaagacaacatattttaatatttcctaaatcttgaacaacacaaatatcatgaagatatttgaaaaaataagtaccagttgtatttattaaatcattagcaattttacaaatttcaagccatgttggtgattctagtattttagaagcataaggttttccatttccagaaatattgtgtccatgatcgacaattaaaatatttcctttaattggaattttatttagattatatttcataattttaatatttttatttttattagtattatagtattcaaatttacaaaacttaacaaagatttcattatttaatattgagttttctatttcgttttgcatttcatttttttgtaatttattaaaatcattgatagttgtttccattattttattatttattatatttttaatttttaaattaattttttcaatttctttttaatacattttgcaattaaatatgctatttcgatttttatttttgatagaacaattctattaaaaaatattttaattattaatatcataagttttgcgaaaaatattttaattattattgcatttcgatttttatttttaataattaagttttgcggaaaatattttaattattattgcatttcataagttttgcgaaaaatattttaattattattgcatttagattttctgatctttttacacattgttttctttgtgatcttttattgatataatatggactgcgccaggaatggtatatatatactactccTATTCATAATAGAGTTTTGGGTCAAAtgagtgttatataatataatggtcttAATTatgtattctaataatattgtattgataagAATTGCTCCCCCAGCACAAGCTTTGCTTATATGGGGTGCTGCAAtctaatttatactatatttttctatacaatgtataactgtttattttgtaaaatatatattttattattattacttataattgttttatcacaAATAAATGTGTAGTGTAGAATTGAGTTAGAATAAAGCTTTTCAGCTCGATAAGTAAATGAATGAAtaagtaaacataattatatgatactTGCATATTTGTgttgttaaattacaattatattggtattaaaaactaaaattctaCTTCTGTTTTAAGgcgtaaaaaagtaaaaaatacataattttcacaggaaaatgaaatattattgaaacagaaacaaatattaaaacatccAAAACCAGTGTAACTCATCAAgcagaaatgtatttaattcaaaaagaaattgaagatttaaaaaaagaagaatCCTTCCTAAGAAATCATCCTTTTGGTTACCATTCTCTTGAATCTAATAACATATTGTTTGAATTCTACTATTAGTACTTAAATCTatgtttgatacaattattgatttatgttcaaaaattaattttagttatttttatagctGGAAAGTTGAAAAATTCTGTCTTAAAGACCAAATTCTCatgattttaatacaattaagattGAATTTAGCTTAGCCAGATTTAAAACTAGTGAATCCATTGTTGGTAGtactattttaacattaattagtGTTATTCATGGCATTTTGTATGTTAACTTCAACCAAAATTATTGCTTGCCAGAaggtttcaataattttaaaaattgtagaaTAACATTAGACTGTACTGAAATTTCATTCAATATTCCTAAACCACTACTGGACCAAAAATTGACGGAAGTATAGttcatataaacattaaaatacattgaaAGGACTTATTGTAGTGGCTCCTAATGGTGTTATTACTTATGCTAGTAAATTGTATCCTGGGTCTACTTCACCTTCATTCTCATAACTTTTAAGAAGCATTTTTATGTGACACAAtacacatacataatttataaatgttaaatatatatatatatatatatatctaaaattattaataatataatatatagggtaAAACACAGTTATATGCACCTTAAGAATTCGTTTTTGATAGTATTTGGAATATAACGAAATCGAACtgcaaataatcaaataaatattataatatcaagatTGATATTGTAGTGGCCCAATTTAAATACGAATGCATCGTACCTCAATAAACAAAACTTTCAAACAATTATTGTCCATTAATAATAACCATCGGTAGCATCATGCCAATTTAGTTCTCTGGTGAGATATCCATCCACACAGTGTGAGCACTGGAGCAAAAattcttttattgttattgctcCTGTAGCAAGTAGAGCTGTTGCATGCTTTATACGcaagctatttaaaataaatttgaattttgtgtTTCGTGTTGTAGCCATTCCTGCTGCCAATTGATTAATCACAATATGCTGCTTAATggatatatttttcaagtgaTCTAGGCGTACACAAAATTTgatttcagttatttatttCCAAAGGACATTCATtgtaatttagtaatattaattaatctacATCTACATACATTTACGATTTTAGTCATTGGTCTTAAACTAACAATTACTATTCATAGGTTAGGTGTTAGATTTATATGCTCTACAATCCTGCCAAATAGTATGCACAAAATATagttactaaattattaaataaagtaaaatgtcTTATAACCTAGGTACATGGGTCAtggatacataatacatattataagtatatagctATTTCTGGGTTactagaaatatatataattctaagACTTGACTATTATTAATGAAagccaatttttatttattttcagattcTAACAGAAATTGAAGagatttatactatttatattttgtatccccatgataaacaatatttttttttatatgaaaaataaatcaaaaaaaacttaCCCAACATTCTCCACAAATTTGGGTGTGACACTTGAAAAGTCTGTTTAAGATTCGAATGGAAACTTTCCACATTATTGTTCGTTCGGCGTGGTTGGTTGTAAACCGAAAAAGACTCTGGGCCTTTGCGAGTTAgccaaaaactataaaattgaaaCTATTAGGTTGTATTGAGAACATTTTATTCTCCaatgataataaaacatataactcatgtgtattattatactcaatttacctggtaaaatatgtaaaaaatctCGGTATCAAAACACTATTATTTTGGGCATGCATTTTTATGTCTTGAAAACCCTGCTCGATCTGATGAGCAGGCAATAGTGCTAATACTGCACACATTCTCAAGCACATTTTAGCTTCTCTGTGCTGTTGTACGTGGTTTGAGTAGCCCATcttctttatatttttcagcaaactctaaataatttatttttaataataaattactttaattataattaatggggaatgttaaaataaaataaatgaaacaagAAAAATGTCAAACCTGTACAAAATGAAACCAACACGAAGATACTGTCGCTTCAGGGTATACATCAGAGAAGACGTTGCGGAGTGCAGTTTCGAAGTCAATCGTGATTGTCAATGGTCTGACTTCGGGAAATTTACGAGAAAATCTTTCCAAAACTTTCCTATATGCAGCCTCAGTCTTTACTTCCATCAATACAAAGCATACAGGAACAGACTAGACAAATGCATGTAGgtagtttaatatttgtaatttataaatttaaatgaatggtaattaataattattttttacgtgATTTTGCAGGATCAAATGCAACATAAACAGTTGTCTACAATGAGGCATTGACGGCACTACTTTGAACGTTGCATCAGCGTGTAGTTCCGTGGCCCCCTGATGCACTACAGCACTAATGATTTCTTGGAACGTAAACATCACGCTATACTTTCCATCATTGTCCACTATCCATTCCTGGTAAAAATTATAGTTGCATTGATACCTGTAAAtgagatatttaaattacaacaatcaataatttttaattttattaatatataatcttaCCTATCAGTATTCATATCCAAGTATTCCCCTAACTCGCGTAATGTGGATGGTACTGCTGGACAAACACTTCTTCGCGACTGCCGAATGGAAGACTCCGCTGTAGGCCAACTATACACTAAAGCCGCATCCGGATTCCTATCaaatttatgtttcataaaaatattgtttgcatttaacaattttaaaatacattataaatcacCCATACCTAACTATTTCTTCATCATATATAACTTTTAGAGGCGTAGTCTCTGTCTTTGATCTTTCAATCAAAGTGCTCCTAAAACGTTTAATAACTTCTTGCTCATTAAACATTGGACCATGAGCTTCATGAGTGTGAGATTTTTTAGCTATAATAGTGCCATTTTCCATTTGTATAGCTGTGCCTTTGCAGTACACATTAGGTGTAGCACAGATATAGtaactgtaataattatgttaggGACAACATTTTAACTAACCATTTGTTATGTATaactgtaattttttaataaaaaaaaaaataatgaaaatttgatCTTGACTTACCGTTTACCTCCacgagttttatttattttatagtgaaaTCCTTCGTGTtccaattcaaaaaaaaaaaataaaacaaacaagcAAGCAAAGcaaggtaaaataattttaataaattttatttaaataaaaatgatcaagTAAAatggaattgtatttaaatgatcAAATGACAAGTACAAAAATGTAGAAACAAATTACGATGAATCAATATTTAGGTTGAATACACTGAATACAAATACTGTTGTATAACACTGCCGTCATAAGTAAAAACGCCGCTAGTTGAACGATTTTGaggaatacaattataaaaatacaaatcataacatcttgtacattataattatttaattacttcgAAAGTAGTCTAGACGTCTAGACGTCGTACCCGCAtattgtgttgtctctgtcttactcAAAAACGTGTTGGCACGGGGAATAAACCGAGAAAGTtacataactaagaaacgaaattttcaccacgTGAAAAGGAGAACTTTAgctgtgcaatatcgtttttattttttcgatatcacttatacgaaaaaagttcttattgtttcaaaatcctttatttttcaaactttaataacCTAACCgataacgaataaataaaatcgatattacacagccaaagttctctttTTCGGTTCTTAcccacgcaaaacagtttttgctatgttgtacatttgtcaATTAtggactaaaaaatataattggtatattCCAActcttcaataaatattttgaacattataatatggtgtatacaaaatgtccATATTCAGTTAAAATAGCATGTAGATTGATTGTATCGTCTTGTAATCTTCGAGGCTCAATGCAGTGACACCTCTAGATCAAATTTATGTTCTCAAAAAAACCGTGTATCGTGTTTAAGTTTGAgaaattagaaaaacaaaatttctcgccaattttttttttgaataattcaaatattgaacactttatttacctacttaataattgagataaaaaaactattactggCTATCAAATGATCTAGGTACGCTTCTGCTTCGATCCTCGAAGGTTTCATAACGATAGGACTTTTATTGAAGGATTTAAGCTTTTAGATAGGTTTTTCAATTTCGTATTATATTGAAAACctaaatcattcaatataagTTCTATCGTTATGAAACCTTCAAGGACCGAAGCAGAAGCGTACCTAGATCATTTGATAGccagtaatagtttttttatctcAATTATTAACTAGGCAGTGGCGTAACAAGATGGGAATGGGCCCCGGGGCAATTAATAAATTAGGCCCCTTAATTCTGTATATAGGAAAGACCACATTATACGTTAcattgttgtttaaaatataaatacctctATAATaccattaatgaaaataataaagtttattattatgtgtttattaaataaacacataataaattgatactcaaaataaaaaggaaatccatttaattactaaaacaaattttaaatattaacattttatcattattaatttattaattctatctaatcaaataaaataaaataaaggctatcaaatcaaatttataatcttttacGAGCTTTAATATTAGCAAATTGATCTATCACTTCACTTAAATCCAATTTTGAAGCTGCTTTGTTTTCAACTGcaatcaatgataaatatttgagTCGATCTTGTCCGGTACTATTtctaagataatttttaattatttttagtttgctGAAGGATCTTTCAGCTCCTGCTGAAGTTACAGGAAtggtataaaatagtaaaattgccATGAACACTTCTGTTATATCACATTCCATCACTCCGAATTTGGTTATTATATCCTTGCATAACTGGTAAACATTACACGTCTCAGTTAATTCAGGAAAAGTTCGATGGTAAACATTGAGAAACTGGAGCGAAAAATTTGGTCCTATTACATCTGAATACTTGCTTTGAAACTGATCACATTTTTGCAACAGAGTTCTTTCGTCAATACTACGTAATACTTT
This genomic window from Metopolophium dirhodum isolate CAU chromosome 1, ASM1992520v1, whole genome shotgun sequence contains:
- the LOC132933094 gene encoding uncharacterized protein LOC132933094, whose translation is MKHKFDRNPDAALVYSWPTAESSIRQSRRSVCPAVPSTLRELGEYLDMNTDRYQCNYNFYQEWIVDNDGKYSVMFTFQEIISAVVHQGATELHADATFKVVPSMPHCRQLFMLHLILQNHSVPVCFVLMEVKTEAAYRKVLERFSRKFPEVRPLTITIDFETALRNVFSDVYPEATVSSCWFHFVQSLLKNIKKMGYSNHVQQHREAKMCLRMCAVLALLPAHQIEQGFQDIKMHAQNNSVLIPRFFTYFTSFWLTRKGPESFSVYNQPRRTNNNVESFHSNLKQTFQVSHPNLWRMLDHLKNISIKQHIVINQLAAGMATTRNTKFKFILNSLRIKHATALLATGAITIKEFLLQCSHCVDGYLTRELNWHDATDGYY